The following proteins are co-located in the Malus sylvestris chromosome 13, drMalSylv7.2, whole genome shotgun sequence genome:
- the LOC126596994 gene encoding uncharacterized protein LOC126596994 isoform X1, with the protein MASLQTHHYHLQLHSRCVSSLTAPKLCNLRFPNLSLRFPASLPGKVRVFTLRGNGRGKDGIYSFCCVCRAGAEIEKVDGEEGSERPPFDINLAVVLAGFAFEAYSSPPDNVGRHEVDAADCKTVYLSESFIREIYDGELSVKLKKGLELPAMDPWGTSDPYVIMTLDGQVVKNKVKWGTKEPTWNEDFSFNIKLPPTKNLQVAAWDANLVSPHKRMGNASISLEDLCDGNLHEVVVELEGMGGGGKLLLEVNYKTFDEIDEAKKWWSKVPFVSDFLRKNGFEPAMKKMFAGSDTVQARQFVEYAFGQLKSFNNANLMKNLIASGDVNDTKGTGKSISAGVSDVTSQMDTIAEGFLDNAGFNASSNVDEASIDNGGVEHGHTPEPLKQLGEETQSDKNFWKKFANEINQNVAEKFGLPVPEKLKWDGFDILNRFGSQSREIAEASYIESGLATPEGLDVDKDKTTSPLSISMIQSSLPDIKKATRDLLKQTDSVLGTFVVLTAAVSESNTESNAVGTSEIKLEDSSNVEDDALTDPTTEEIASTRAAEEMKELFSSAESAMEAWAMLATSLGHPSFIKSEFEKLCFLDNATTDTQVAIWRDSARKRLVIAFRGTEQSRWKDLRTDLMVAPTGLNPERIGGDFKQEVQVHSGFLRAYDSVRIRIVSLMKLAIGYFDDIAEPLDKWHVYITGHSLGGALSTLLALELSSSQLAKRGLISVTMYNFGSPRVGNKVFAEIYNKKVKDSWRVVNHRDIIPTIPRLMGYCHVAQPVYLTTGDLKNALGNMELSGDGYQADVIGEYTPDVLVGEFMKGEKELIEKILQTEINIFRSVRDGTALMQHMEDFYYITLLENVRSNYQVAARTLSEEQANVKVS; encoded by the exons ATGGCGTCTCTGCAAACCCACCATTACCATCTTCAACTCCACAGCCGCTGCGTCTCCTCTCTCACTGCCCCCAAACTCTGCAACCTTCGATTCCCCAACCTTTCTCTGCGCTTCCCGGCTTCATTGCCGGGGAAAGTTAGGGTTTTTACTCTCAGAGGAAATGGGAGGGGCAAGGATGGAATTTACTCGTTTTGCTGCGTTTGCAGAGCTGGTGCTGAGATTGAAAAGGTTGATGGTGAGGAAGGAAGTGAAAGGCCtccttttgatattaatttggCAGTGGTTCTTGCCGGTTTTGCTTTCGAGGCCTACTCGAGCCCTCCT GATAATGTTGGAAGGCATGAAGTTGATGCTGCAGATTGTAAGACAGTGTATCTTTCAGA GTCATTTATACGTGAGATCTATGATGGCGAATTATCTGTTAAACTGAAAAAAGGTCTCGAGTTACCAGCCATGGATCCATGG GGAACAAGTGATCCATATGTAATTATGACATTAGATGGTCAAGTCGTAAAAAACAAGGTTAAATGGGG GACAAAAGAGCCAACATGGAACGAGGACTTCAGTTTTAATATCAAGCTGCCTCCTACCAAAAATCTTCAG GTTGCAGCTTGGGATGCAAACCTTGTAAGTCCACATAAACGAATGGGGAATGCGAGCATCAGTCTAGAAGACCTTTGTGATG GAAATTTGCATGAAGTAGTGGTGGAATTGGAAGGAATGGGAGGCGGTGGAAAACTACTTTTAGAG GTCAACtataaaacttttgatgaaattgatgagGCAAAAAAGTGGTGGAGTAAGGTCCCCTTTGTTTCCGACTTTCTCCGCAAAAATGGTTTTGAGCCTGCTATGAAAAAAATGTTTGCTGGCTCGGACACTGTGCAAGCACGTCAATTTGTGGAATATGCTTTTGGGCAGCTAAAGTCATTCAATAATGCAAACCTTATGAAGAATTTAATTGCAAGCGGTGATGTGAATGACACGAAAGGCACTGGGAAATCTATTTCTGCTGGTGTGTCAGATGTGACTTCCCAGATGGATACTATAGCAGAAGGTTTTTTAGATAATGCAGGCTTCAATGCAAGCAGCAATGTAGACGAGGCCAGCATAGATAATGGTGGTGTGGAGCATGGACATACCCCTGAACCACTGAAACAACTTGGTGAAGAAACGCAATCAGATAAGAATTTCTGGAAGAAATTTGCCAATGAAATCAACCAAAATGTTGCTGAGAAATTTGGTCTGCCAGTTCCAGAGAAATTAAAGTGGGATGGGTTTGATATATTAAACAGATTTGGTTCGCAGTCACGAGAGATAGCAGAAGCATCTTATATTGAATCAGGGCTTGCAACTCCAGAAGGCTTAGATGTTGATAAGGATAAAACAACTAGCCCACTTTCCATTAGCATGATTCAGTCTTCACTTCCAGATATTAAGAAAGCAACAAGGGATCTATTAAAGCAAACTGATTCTGTTTTAGGAACATTTGTGGTTCTAACTGCTGCAGTATCTGAATCAAACACGGAATCAAATGCAGTAGGAACGAGCGAAATTAAATTAGAGGACAGTAGCAATGTAGAAGATGATGCCTTGACTGATCCCACAACCGAGGAGATTGCTAGCACACGGGCTGCAGAGGAGATGAAAGAACTCTTTTCTAGTGCAGAAAGTGCCATGGAGGCTTGGGCAATGCTTGCTACTTCTTTGGGACACCCAAGTTTCATAAAGTCCGAATTTGAGAAACTATGTTTCTTAGATAATGCAACAACAGACACACAG GTGGCAATTTGGCGTGATTCTGCTCGGAAAAGACTAGTTATTGCTTTCAGGGGAACAGAACAG TCAAGATGGAAGGACTTGCGAACAGATCTGATGGTAGCTCCTACTGG GCTAAATCCAGAAAGAATAGGCGGAGACTTCAaacaagaagttcaa GTTCATAGTGGTTTCTTAAGGGCATATGATTCTGTCAGGATAAGGATCGTCTCTCTCATGAAATTGGCAATTGGTTATTT TGATGATATTGCTGAGCCGCTGGACAAATGGCATGTTTATATAACGGGTCATAGTCTAGGTGGTGCATTGTCGACCCTCCTGGCTCTTGAACTTTCCTCAAGTCAGCTAGCAAA GCGTGGACTGATTTCTGTGACCATGTATAACTTCGGATCTCCTAGAGTTGGTAACAAAGTATTTGCCGAAATTTATAACAAG AAAGTCAAAGATAGCTGGAGAGTTGTAAACCACAGAGACATTATCCCTACAATCCCCCGCCTGATGGGATACTGCCATGTAGCTCAACCTGTTTACCTAACAACAGGAGACCTAAAAAATGCCTTG GGAAATATGGAGCTCTCTGGAGATGGTTACCAAGCTGATGTGATTGGGGAGTACACACCAGATGTACTAGTCGGTGAATTC ATGAAGGGTGAGAAGGAGCTTATCGAGAAAATATTACAGACCGAAATAAACATATTCCGTTCAGTCAGAGATGGGACTGCACTTATGCAGCACATGGAGGATTTTTACTACATCACACTACTAGAG AATGTGAGATCGAATTACCAAGTCGCAGCAAGGACGCTGTCCGAAGAACAAGCGAATGTGAAAGTTAGCTGA
- the LOC126596994 gene encoding uncharacterized protein LOC126596994 isoform X2 — MASLQTHHYHLQLHSRCVSSLTAPKLCNLRFPNLSLRFPASLPGKVRVFTLRGNGRGKDGIYSFCCVCRAGAEIEKVDGEEGSERPPFDINLAVVLAGFAFEAYSSPPDNVGRHEVDAADCKTVYLSESFIREIYDGELSVKLKKGLELPAMDPWGTSDPYVIMTLDGQVVKNKVKWGTKEPTWNEDFSFNIKLPPTKNLQVAAWDANLVSPHKRMGNASISLEDLCDGNLHEVVVELEGMGGGGKLLLEVNYKTFDEIDEAKKWWSKVPFVSDFLRKNGFEPAMKKMFAGSDTVQARQFVEYAFGQLKSFNNANLMKNLIASGDVNDTKGTGKSISAGVSDVTSQMDTIAEGFLDNAGFNASSNVDEASIDNGGVEHGHTPEPLKQLGEETQSDKNFWKKFANEINQNVAEKFGLPVPEKLKWDGFDILNRFGSQSREIAEASYIESGLATPEGLDVDKDKTTSPLSISMIQSSLPDIKKATRDLLKQTDSVLGTFVVLTAAVSESNTESNAVGTSEIKLEDSSNVEDDALTDPTTEEIASTRAAEEMKELFSSAESAMEAWAMLATSLGHPSFIKSEFEKLCFLDNATTDTQVAIWRDSARKRLVIAFRGTEQSRWKDLRTDLMVAPTGLNPERIGGDFKQEVQVHSGFLRAYDSVRIRIVSLMKLAIGYLRGLISVTMYNFGSPRVGNKVFAEIYNKKVKDSWRVVNHRDIIPTIPRLMGYCHVAQPVYLTTGDLKNALGNMELSGDGYQADVIGEYTPDVLVGEFMKGEKELIEKILQTEINIFRSVRDGTALMQHMEDFYYITLLENVRSNYQVAARTLSEEQANVKVS; from the exons ATGGCGTCTCTGCAAACCCACCATTACCATCTTCAACTCCACAGCCGCTGCGTCTCCTCTCTCACTGCCCCCAAACTCTGCAACCTTCGATTCCCCAACCTTTCTCTGCGCTTCCCGGCTTCATTGCCGGGGAAAGTTAGGGTTTTTACTCTCAGAGGAAATGGGAGGGGCAAGGATGGAATTTACTCGTTTTGCTGCGTTTGCAGAGCTGGTGCTGAGATTGAAAAGGTTGATGGTGAGGAAGGAAGTGAAAGGCCtccttttgatattaatttggCAGTGGTTCTTGCCGGTTTTGCTTTCGAGGCCTACTCGAGCCCTCCT GATAATGTTGGAAGGCATGAAGTTGATGCTGCAGATTGTAAGACAGTGTATCTTTCAGA GTCATTTATACGTGAGATCTATGATGGCGAATTATCTGTTAAACTGAAAAAAGGTCTCGAGTTACCAGCCATGGATCCATGG GGAACAAGTGATCCATATGTAATTATGACATTAGATGGTCAAGTCGTAAAAAACAAGGTTAAATGGGG GACAAAAGAGCCAACATGGAACGAGGACTTCAGTTTTAATATCAAGCTGCCTCCTACCAAAAATCTTCAG GTTGCAGCTTGGGATGCAAACCTTGTAAGTCCACATAAACGAATGGGGAATGCGAGCATCAGTCTAGAAGACCTTTGTGATG GAAATTTGCATGAAGTAGTGGTGGAATTGGAAGGAATGGGAGGCGGTGGAAAACTACTTTTAGAG GTCAACtataaaacttttgatgaaattgatgagGCAAAAAAGTGGTGGAGTAAGGTCCCCTTTGTTTCCGACTTTCTCCGCAAAAATGGTTTTGAGCCTGCTATGAAAAAAATGTTTGCTGGCTCGGACACTGTGCAAGCACGTCAATTTGTGGAATATGCTTTTGGGCAGCTAAAGTCATTCAATAATGCAAACCTTATGAAGAATTTAATTGCAAGCGGTGATGTGAATGACACGAAAGGCACTGGGAAATCTATTTCTGCTGGTGTGTCAGATGTGACTTCCCAGATGGATACTATAGCAGAAGGTTTTTTAGATAATGCAGGCTTCAATGCAAGCAGCAATGTAGACGAGGCCAGCATAGATAATGGTGGTGTGGAGCATGGACATACCCCTGAACCACTGAAACAACTTGGTGAAGAAACGCAATCAGATAAGAATTTCTGGAAGAAATTTGCCAATGAAATCAACCAAAATGTTGCTGAGAAATTTGGTCTGCCAGTTCCAGAGAAATTAAAGTGGGATGGGTTTGATATATTAAACAGATTTGGTTCGCAGTCACGAGAGATAGCAGAAGCATCTTATATTGAATCAGGGCTTGCAACTCCAGAAGGCTTAGATGTTGATAAGGATAAAACAACTAGCCCACTTTCCATTAGCATGATTCAGTCTTCACTTCCAGATATTAAGAAAGCAACAAGGGATCTATTAAAGCAAACTGATTCTGTTTTAGGAACATTTGTGGTTCTAACTGCTGCAGTATCTGAATCAAACACGGAATCAAATGCAGTAGGAACGAGCGAAATTAAATTAGAGGACAGTAGCAATGTAGAAGATGATGCCTTGACTGATCCCACAACCGAGGAGATTGCTAGCACACGGGCTGCAGAGGAGATGAAAGAACTCTTTTCTAGTGCAGAAAGTGCCATGGAGGCTTGGGCAATGCTTGCTACTTCTTTGGGACACCCAAGTTTCATAAAGTCCGAATTTGAGAAACTATGTTTCTTAGATAATGCAACAACAGACACACAG GTGGCAATTTGGCGTGATTCTGCTCGGAAAAGACTAGTTATTGCTTTCAGGGGAACAGAACAG TCAAGATGGAAGGACTTGCGAACAGATCTGATGGTAGCTCCTACTGG GCTAAATCCAGAAAGAATAGGCGGAGACTTCAaacaagaagttcaa GTTCATAGTGGTTTCTTAAGGGCATATGATTCTGTCAGGATAAGGATCGTCTCTCTCATGAAATTGGCAATTGGTTATTT GCGTGGACTGATTTCTGTGACCATGTATAACTTCGGATCTCCTAGAGTTGGTAACAAAGTATTTGCCGAAATTTATAACAAG AAAGTCAAAGATAGCTGGAGAGTTGTAAACCACAGAGACATTATCCCTACAATCCCCCGCCTGATGGGATACTGCCATGTAGCTCAACCTGTTTACCTAACAACAGGAGACCTAAAAAATGCCTTG GGAAATATGGAGCTCTCTGGAGATGGTTACCAAGCTGATGTGATTGGGGAGTACACACCAGATGTACTAGTCGGTGAATTC ATGAAGGGTGAGAAGGAGCTTATCGAGAAAATATTACAGACCGAAATAAACATATTCCGTTCAGTCAGAGATGGGACTGCACTTATGCAGCACATGGAGGATTTTTACTACATCACACTACTAGAG AATGTGAGATCGAATTACCAAGTCGCAGCAAGGACGCTGTCCGAAGAACAAGCGAATGTGAAAGTTAGCTGA
- the LOC126596994 gene encoding uncharacterized protein LOC126596994 isoform X3, which produces MASLQTHHYHLQLHSRCVSSLTAPKLCNLRFPNLSLRFPASLPGKVRVFTLRGNGRGKDGIYSFCCVCRAGAEIEKVDGEEGSERPPFDINLAVVLAGFAFEAYSSPPDNVGRHEVDAADCKTVYLSESFIREIYDGELSVKLKKGLELPAMDPWGTSDPYVIMTLDGQVVKNKVKWGTKEPTWNEDFSFNIKLPPTKNLQVAAWDANLVSPHKRMGNASISLEDLCDGNLHEVVVELEGMGGGGKLLLEVNYKTFDEIDEAKKWWSKVPFVSDFLRKNGFEPAMKKMFAGSDTVQARQFVEYAFGQLKSFNNANLMKNLIASGDVNDTKGTGKSISAGVSDVTSQMDTIAEGFLDNAGFNASSNVDEASIDNGGVEHGHTPEPLKQLGEETQSDKNFWKKFANEINQNVAEKFGLPVPEKLKWDGFDILNRFGSQSREIAEASYIESGLATPEGLDVDKDKTTSPLSISMIQSSLPDIKKATRDLLKQTDSVLGTFVVLTAAVSESNTESNAVGTSEIKLEDSSNVEDDALTDPTTEEIASTRAAEEMKELFSSAESAMEAWAMLATSLGHPSFIKSEFEKLCFLDNATTDTQVAIWRDSARKRLVIAFRGTEQSRWKDLRTDLMVAPTGLNPERIGGDFKQEVQVHSGFLRAYDSVRIRIVSLMKLAIGYFDDIAEPLDKWHVYITGHSLGGALSTLLALELSSSQLAKRGLISVTMYNFGSPRVGNKVFAEIYNKGNMELSGDGYQADVIGEYTPDVLVGEFMKGEKELIEKILQTEINIFRSVRDGTALMQHMEDFYYITLLENVRSNYQVAARTLSEEQANVKVS; this is translated from the exons ATGGCGTCTCTGCAAACCCACCATTACCATCTTCAACTCCACAGCCGCTGCGTCTCCTCTCTCACTGCCCCCAAACTCTGCAACCTTCGATTCCCCAACCTTTCTCTGCGCTTCCCGGCTTCATTGCCGGGGAAAGTTAGGGTTTTTACTCTCAGAGGAAATGGGAGGGGCAAGGATGGAATTTACTCGTTTTGCTGCGTTTGCAGAGCTGGTGCTGAGATTGAAAAGGTTGATGGTGAGGAAGGAAGTGAAAGGCCtccttttgatattaatttggCAGTGGTTCTTGCCGGTTTTGCTTTCGAGGCCTACTCGAGCCCTCCT GATAATGTTGGAAGGCATGAAGTTGATGCTGCAGATTGTAAGACAGTGTATCTTTCAGA GTCATTTATACGTGAGATCTATGATGGCGAATTATCTGTTAAACTGAAAAAAGGTCTCGAGTTACCAGCCATGGATCCATGG GGAACAAGTGATCCATATGTAATTATGACATTAGATGGTCAAGTCGTAAAAAACAAGGTTAAATGGGG GACAAAAGAGCCAACATGGAACGAGGACTTCAGTTTTAATATCAAGCTGCCTCCTACCAAAAATCTTCAG GTTGCAGCTTGGGATGCAAACCTTGTAAGTCCACATAAACGAATGGGGAATGCGAGCATCAGTCTAGAAGACCTTTGTGATG GAAATTTGCATGAAGTAGTGGTGGAATTGGAAGGAATGGGAGGCGGTGGAAAACTACTTTTAGAG GTCAACtataaaacttttgatgaaattgatgagGCAAAAAAGTGGTGGAGTAAGGTCCCCTTTGTTTCCGACTTTCTCCGCAAAAATGGTTTTGAGCCTGCTATGAAAAAAATGTTTGCTGGCTCGGACACTGTGCAAGCACGTCAATTTGTGGAATATGCTTTTGGGCAGCTAAAGTCATTCAATAATGCAAACCTTATGAAGAATTTAATTGCAAGCGGTGATGTGAATGACACGAAAGGCACTGGGAAATCTATTTCTGCTGGTGTGTCAGATGTGACTTCCCAGATGGATACTATAGCAGAAGGTTTTTTAGATAATGCAGGCTTCAATGCAAGCAGCAATGTAGACGAGGCCAGCATAGATAATGGTGGTGTGGAGCATGGACATACCCCTGAACCACTGAAACAACTTGGTGAAGAAACGCAATCAGATAAGAATTTCTGGAAGAAATTTGCCAATGAAATCAACCAAAATGTTGCTGAGAAATTTGGTCTGCCAGTTCCAGAGAAATTAAAGTGGGATGGGTTTGATATATTAAACAGATTTGGTTCGCAGTCACGAGAGATAGCAGAAGCATCTTATATTGAATCAGGGCTTGCAACTCCAGAAGGCTTAGATGTTGATAAGGATAAAACAACTAGCCCACTTTCCATTAGCATGATTCAGTCTTCACTTCCAGATATTAAGAAAGCAACAAGGGATCTATTAAAGCAAACTGATTCTGTTTTAGGAACATTTGTGGTTCTAACTGCTGCAGTATCTGAATCAAACACGGAATCAAATGCAGTAGGAACGAGCGAAATTAAATTAGAGGACAGTAGCAATGTAGAAGATGATGCCTTGACTGATCCCACAACCGAGGAGATTGCTAGCACACGGGCTGCAGAGGAGATGAAAGAACTCTTTTCTAGTGCAGAAAGTGCCATGGAGGCTTGGGCAATGCTTGCTACTTCTTTGGGACACCCAAGTTTCATAAAGTCCGAATTTGAGAAACTATGTTTCTTAGATAATGCAACAACAGACACACAG GTGGCAATTTGGCGTGATTCTGCTCGGAAAAGACTAGTTATTGCTTTCAGGGGAACAGAACAG TCAAGATGGAAGGACTTGCGAACAGATCTGATGGTAGCTCCTACTGG GCTAAATCCAGAAAGAATAGGCGGAGACTTCAaacaagaagttcaa GTTCATAGTGGTTTCTTAAGGGCATATGATTCTGTCAGGATAAGGATCGTCTCTCTCATGAAATTGGCAATTGGTTATTT TGATGATATTGCTGAGCCGCTGGACAAATGGCATGTTTATATAACGGGTCATAGTCTAGGTGGTGCATTGTCGACCCTCCTGGCTCTTGAACTTTCCTCAAGTCAGCTAGCAAA GCGTGGACTGATTTCTGTGACCATGTATAACTTCGGATCTCCTAGAGTTGGTAACAAAGTATTTGCCGAAATTTATAACAAG GGAAATATGGAGCTCTCTGGAGATGGTTACCAAGCTGATGTGATTGGGGAGTACACACCAGATGTACTAGTCGGTGAATTC ATGAAGGGTGAGAAGGAGCTTATCGAGAAAATATTACAGACCGAAATAAACATATTCCGTTCAGTCAGAGATGGGACTGCACTTATGCAGCACATGGAGGATTTTTACTACATCACACTACTAGAG AATGTGAGATCGAATTACCAAGTCGCAGCAAGGACGCTGTCCGAAGAACAAGCGAATGTGAAAGTTAGCTGA
- the LOC126596994 gene encoding uncharacterized protein LOC126596994 isoform X4, with protein sequence MASLQTHHYHLQLHSRCVSSLTAPKLCNLRFPNLSLRFPASLPGKVRVFTLRGNGRGKDGIYSFCCVCRAGAEIEKVDGEEGSERPPFDINLAVVLAGFAFEAYSSPPDNVGRHEVDAADCKTVYLSESFIREIYDGELSVKLKKGLELPAMDPWGTSDPYVIMTLDGQVVKNKVKWGTKEPTWNEDFSFNIKLPPTKNLQVAAWDANLVSPHKRMGNASISLEDLCDGNLHEVVVELEGMGGGGKLLLEVNYKTFDEIDEAKKWWSKVPFVSDFLRKNGFEPAMKKMFAGSDTVQARQFVEYAFGQLKSFNNANLMKNLIASGDVNDTKGTGKSISAGVSDVTSQMDTIAEGFLDNAGFNASSNVDEASIDNGGVEHGHTPEPLKQLGEETQSDKNFWKKFANEINQNVAEKFGLPVPEKLKWDGFDILNRFGSQSREIAEASYIESGLATPEGLDVDKDKTTSPLSISMIQSSLPDIKKATRDLLKQTDSVLGTFVVLTAAVSESNTESNAVGTSEIKLEDSSNVEDDALTDPTTEEIASTRAAEEMKELFSSAESAMEAWAMLATSLGHPSFIKSEFEKLCFLDNATTDTQVAIWRDSARKRLVIAFRGTEQSRWKDLRTDLMVAPTGLNPERIGGDFKQEVQVHSGFLRAYDSVRIRIVSLMKLAIGYFDDIAEPLDKWHVYITGHSLGGALSTLLALELSSSQLAKLCLFYSSCYTFEDF encoded by the exons ATGGCGTCTCTGCAAACCCACCATTACCATCTTCAACTCCACAGCCGCTGCGTCTCCTCTCTCACTGCCCCCAAACTCTGCAACCTTCGATTCCCCAACCTTTCTCTGCGCTTCCCGGCTTCATTGCCGGGGAAAGTTAGGGTTTTTACTCTCAGAGGAAATGGGAGGGGCAAGGATGGAATTTACTCGTTTTGCTGCGTTTGCAGAGCTGGTGCTGAGATTGAAAAGGTTGATGGTGAGGAAGGAAGTGAAAGGCCtccttttgatattaatttggCAGTGGTTCTTGCCGGTTTTGCTTTCGAGGCCTACTCGAGCCCTCCT GATAATGTTGGAAGGCATGAAGTTGATGCTGCAGATTGTAAGACAGTGTATCTTTCAGA GTCATTTATACGTGAGATCTATGATGGCGAATTATCTGTTAAACTGAAAAAAGGTCTCGAGTTACCAGCCATGGATCCATGG GGAACAAGTGATCCATATGTAATTATGACATTAGATGGTCAAGTCGTAAAAAACAAGGTTAAATGGGG GACAAAAGAGCCAACATGGAACGAGGACTTCAGTTTTAATATCAAGCTGCCTCCTACCAAAAATCTTCAG GTTGCAGCTTGGGATGCAAACCTTGTAAGTCCACATAAACGAATGGGGAATGCGAGCATCAGTCTAGAAGACCTTTGTGATG GAAATTTGCATGAAGTAGTGGTGGAATTGGAAGGAATGGGAGGCGGTGGAAAACTACTTTTAGAG GTCAACtataaaacttttgatgaaattgatgagGCAAAAAAGTGGTGGAGTAAGGTCCCCTTTGTTTCCGACTTTCTCCGCAAAAATGGTTTTGAGCCTGCTATGAAAAAAATGTTTGCTGGCTCGGACACTGTGCAAGCACGTCAATTTGTGGAATATGCTTTTGGGCAGCTAAAGTCATTCAATAATGCAAACCTTATGAAGAATTTAATTGCAAGCGGTGATGTGAATGACACGAAAGGCACTGGGAAATCTATTTCTGCTGGTGTGTCAGATGTGACTTCCCAGATGGATACTATAGCAGAAGGTTTTTTAGATAATGCAGGCTTCAATGCAAGCAGCAATGTAGACGAGGCCAGCATAGATAATGGTGGTGTGGAGCATGGACATACCCCTGAACCACTGAAACAACTTGGTGAAGAAACGCAATCAGATAAGAATTTCTGGAAGAAATTTGCCAATGAAATCAACCAAAATGTTGCTGAGAAATTTGGTCTGCCAGTTCCAGAGAAATTAAAGTGGGATGGGTTTGATATATTAAACAGATTTGGTTCGCAGTCACGAGAGATAGCAGAAGCATCTTATATTGAATCAGGGCTTGCAACTCCAGAAGGCTTAGATGTTGATAAGGATAAAACAACTAGCCCACTTTCCATTAGCATGATTCAGTCTTCACTTCCAGATATTAAGAAAGCAACAAGGGATCTATTAAAGCAAACTGATTCTGTTTTAGGAACATTTGTGGTTCTAACTGCTGCAGTATCTGAATCAAACACGGAATCAAATGCAGTAGGAACGAGCGAAATTAAATTAGAGGACAGTAGCAATGTAGAAGATGATGCCTTGACTGATCCCACAACCGAGGAGATTGCTAGCACACGGGCTGCAGAGGAGATGAAAGAACTCTTTTCTAGTGCAGAAAGTGCCATGGAGGCTTGGGCAATGCTTGCTACTTCTTTGGGACACCCAAGTTTCATAAAGTCCGAATTTGAGAAACTATGTTTCTTAGATAATGCAACAACAGACACACAG GTGGCAATTTGGCGTGATTCTGCTCGGAAAAGACTAGTTATTGCTTTCAGGGGAACAGAACAG TCAAGATGGAAGGACTTGCGAACAGATCTGATGGTAGCTCCTACTGG GCTAAATCCAGAAAGAATAGGCGGAGACTTCAaacaagaagttcaa GTTCATAGTGGTTTCTTAAGGGCATATGATTCTGTCAGGATAAGGATCGTCTCTCTCATGAAATTGGCAATTGGTTATTT TGATGATATTGCTGAGCCGCTGGACAAATGGCATGTTTATATAACGGGTCATAGTCTAGGTGGTGCATTGTCGACCCTCCTGGCTCTTGAACTTTCCTCAAGTCAGCTAGCAAA GTTGTGTTTGTTTTATTCATCTTGTTATACTTTTGAAGATTTCTGA